A stretch of Palaemon carinicauda isolate YSFRI2023 chromosome 34, ASM3689809v2, whole genome shotgun sequence DNA encodes these proteins:
- the LOC137626635 gene encoding uncharacterized protein, producing the protein MRKDFPYTTALSLTVAIACSLLILNILVLTTVYYRHKPNRQSLAKVSQDANSEGGNDIQLHSSGDNCKTIYAPGHYGTLRPSITMHSNLASAFEEESQHDWPPDYISSVQTIDDMSGVTSNRISPDTQGTITNTQMLHEPKGNILSVTTLKQPVASYTSPNDGQLVSTYSNKENQLVQNYSPSVGQQVSSYSPKDGQLIPNYLSSSASTMHIRE; encoded by the coding sequence ATGAGGAAGGATTTCCCCTACACGACTGCACTGAGCTTGACAGTGGCTattgcctgctctttgctaatcctaaatatcctggttcttactaccgtttattatcgacataagCCCAACCGCCAGAGCCTCGCCAAAGTTTCGCAGGACGCGAATAGCGAGGGCGGGAATGACATCCAGTTGCACTCGTCTGGGGACAActgtaagacaatatatgccccagggcattatggaaccctgaggccttctatcacaatgcatAGCAACCTGGCCTCAGCCTTCGAAGAGGAATCCCAGCATGACTGGCcgccagactacataagcagcgtacaaaccatagacgatatgagtggcgtaacatccaataggatctctccggatacgcaaggcaccattacgaatacgcaaatgctacacgaaccaaaaggaaatatattatcagttacaacactcaagcagcctgtggcttcctacacatctccgaatgatggtcaactcgtctctacatattcaaataaagagaatcaactcgtccaaaattattcaccAAGTGTAGGCCAACAAGTTTCAAGTTATTCTCCGAAGGATGGACaactaattccaaattatttgtcgAGCAGTGCTTCTACGATGCATATTAGGGAATAG